CTCGCAGCGGCGCCAGGCCTTGGTGTGCCGCCAGCCAGCCCAGAACACCGCTCATGGCAACGGCGATCAAGGCGTACCAGAGCAAGGTGCTGCGCAACTCAACCAGAAAGTGTCATGGTGCAGCGGGACGCTTGGAGGTCATGAGCCGCATCGCGGCCCCATGCTGGGCGGTATGGTGACGGCGCCGCTGTTGTCCTTGTTCGTGATTCCTGCGGCCTATGTGCTGATGAGAAAGCCGAGAAAACGCGGCCGGCTGAACACCGAGGCCTCGTGAGGCTGGCAGGGTTCCCCCTTGGCGAGTGAGCAGTTCAATGCGCACGGACTTCGTGCTCGATGCGCTGGAACAGCTGTGTACGCCCGGCAACCGGAGTGCGACGGGAGCCTGGTCTGTCACTCCGATAGGGGATCTCAGTACCTCAGCATTCTCTACACAGAGCGGCTGGCCGAAGCCGGCATCGAGCCATCTGTGGGCAGCAAGGGCGACAGACAGCTACGACAACGACTTGCCCGAGACCGTCGACGGACTCTACAAGGCCGAGCTGATTCAACGCCGAGCGCCGTGGCGGACCAAGGAGGCTGTGAAGCTTGCAACTCTGGAATGGGTGTCATGGTTCAACCACCATCGCCTGCTCGAACCCATCGGGTACCTCCCGCCCGTTGAGGCCAACTCCTATCGACAACTTGCCAAACAGGACACTGCTGTGGTGACCTGACTTAAACCAAACAAGGACGTCCTCAACCGGCTGCCCACCCACAAGGCCAGCCGGATTGAAGAGTTGCTGCCGCATTGCTGGCAGCCCGCCGACACCATCTGATCAAAACCATACCCGCCGTCGGTAGTCAACATGGGTTCACCGCGCCCTTACGGCTGACCAGCCGATCGCTAGCCCACAGCACCTCAGATTTGTAGATTTCTGAAGGGCGGACGCGCGTTAGTATGTGGCCTCCAAGGAGCTCGCATATCCGGCGGCGTAGTGCCCATAAAAGCCGAAGTCATTCCGGAAGGGCTTCTGATGCTTCCCGCAGTATTTCGCGCCCCCCATTTGCTGCAATTGCAGCTACGACAACGCCCAGCAACAGGTCCGGGATATTCGATCCCAGCCACATGACCAGCGCCCCGGACAGCACAATGGAGCCGTTGACGATGGAGTCGTTGTTCGTGAAGATCGCCGACGCCTTGAAGTTAACGTCTTCACCGCGATGACGGCGCAGCAACCTCAAACACACCAGGTTCAAAGCCGCGTTCGCCGCAGCTATCGCCATCATCGCTGGACCCACCGGCTCCTCGCCCCCCGAGAAGCGGCGCAGAACCTCCACCAATAG
Above is a window of Acidovorax sp. KKS102 DNA encoding:
- a CDS encoding cation transporter: MAEHDEDDELGGLDASNAADRKILRTVLLINLGQSAAGIGLGIWAASTALMGAGLDNLADASVYAVSLYAVGRAAMVKVRAARLSGYLLIGLAVLLLVEVLRRFSGGEEPVGPAMMAIAAANAALNLVCLRLLRRHRGEDVNFKASAIFTNNDSIVNGSIVLSGALVMWLGSNIPDLLLGVVVAAIAANGGREILREASEALPE